A genomic stretch from Achromobacter spanius includes:
- a CDS encoding response regulator transcription factor, with amino-acid sequence MNPTDLGLLIDDDELYVRTLQRSLSRRGLETRTATGIAEALRVAEEIRPAFALVDLRLGEDSGLTLIRPLRALRPDMRILLVTGYASVATAVEAIKRGADDYLPKPATAPMILRTLGLVKPESVTIETTMTPLHRLEWEHIHQALHETGGNVSAAARLLGMHRRSLQRKLAKKPGPEREVLVD; translated from the coding sequence ATGAACCCTACCGACCTTGGCCTGTTGATCGACGACGACGAACTGTATGTGCGCACCTTGCAGCGCAGCCTGTCGCGTCGCGGCCTGGAAACCCGAACCGCCACGGGCATTGCCGAAGCGCTGCGCGTGGCCGAGGAGATTCGTCCGGCTTTCGCCCTGGTGGACCTGCGCCTGGGCGAAGACTCCGGCCTGACGCTGATCCGCCCCTTGCGCGCCCTGCGCCCTGACATGCGGATCCTGCTGGTCACCGGCTACGCCAGCGTGGCCACCGCCGTCGAGGCCATCAAGCGCGGCGCGGACGACTACCTGCCCAAGCCCGCCACCGCGCCGATGATCCTGCGCACGCTGGGTCTGGTGAAGCCAGAATCCGTTACCATCGAAACGACCATGACACCCTTGCACCGCCTAGAATGGGAACACATTCATCAGGCCCTGCACGAAACCGGCGGTAATGTTTCGGCGGCGGCGCGCCTCCTGGGCATGCATCGGCGGTCGTTACAGCGCAAGCTGGCCAAGAAACCGGGGCCGGAACGCGAAGTACTCGTCGACTGA
- a CDS encoding copper chaperone PCu(A)C, protein MKNLKLRTFATALSLSVLAGFASPSLAADAPLKVEDAWVRATVPNQHATGVFMRLTSPDAGRLVAVESDAAKHVEVHEMAMQDNVMKMRQVPAVDLPAGKAVDLKPGGYHVMLIDLARQITPGDHVQLTLIVEDAKQQQHRVSVTAEARALNAKAGAAQGGTHGH, encoded by the coding sequence ATGAAGAACCTCAAGCTGCGCACGTTTGCCACCGCCCTGTCCCTGTCCGTGCTGGCAGGCTTTGCGTCCCCCTCCCTCGCTGCCGATGCCCCGCTGAAGGTGGAAGACGCCTGGGTTCGCGCCACGGTTCCCAACCAGCACGCCACGGGCGTGTTCATGCGCCTGACCTCGCCAGACGCGGGCCGCCTGGTGGCCGTGGAGTCCGACGCCGCCAAGCATGTGGAAGTCCACGAAATGGCGATGCAGGACAACGTCATGAAAATGCGCCAGGTGCCCGCCGTCGACTTGCCGGCCGGCAAGGCGGTGGACCTGAAGCCGGGCGGCTACCACGTCATGCTGATCGACCTGGCCCGCCAGATCACACCGGGCGACCACGTGCAACTGACGCTGATCGTTGAAGATGCCAAGCAGCAACAGCACCGGGTGTCGGTCACGGCAGAAGCGCGCGCGTTGAACGCGAAAGCCGGCGCTGCGCAAGGCGGCACCCACGGCCACTAA
- a CDS encoding ATP-binding protein: MPGSSAFSFLRTLCSLRWLAIAGQAATILLASSVLGLALPLEPLWIGVGVLIGFNAYASLRLRHPRDLSHATAFGHLLVDMAALSWMIGWSGGISNPFGMMFLILTALAALALPRNWALAAALAGICGYAAAGIFGQPLRGDVDTHTLLLWGLGANFLISVIVVLVFSTRLASDLRARERELARLRERFTRNEGIVALATHAAAMAHELNTPLATMTLLADEIAAEVKDEDLREDVSTLSQLLALCRERIRNLAVPTAVDLVRVVGQWRLIRPTIDLQRSGALPPSLRVDPAIAHLLQALLNNAADAGEAAETLRVDLHLEYGYGALRGEVRDYGRGFDPDQTLLPATSLFNSGKPGGLGVGLALSHATVEQLGGEMTMTAAVGGGTRIRFYLPLGNPGT; the protein is encoded by the coding sequence ATGCCCGGTAGTTCCGCTTTTTCATTCCTGCGTACCCTTTGCAGCCTGCGCTGGCTTGCCATCGCCGGCCAAGCCGCCACCATCCTGCTGGCCAGCAGCGTGCTGGGCCTTGCCCTGCCGCTTGAGCCCCTGTGGATCGGCGTGGGCGTTCTCATCGGCTTCAATGCCTATGCCAGCCTGCGGCTGCGCCATCCCCGCGACCTGTCCCACGCCACCGCCTTCGGCCATCTGCTGGTGGACATGGCCGCCTTGTCGTGGATGATTGGCTGGAGCGGCGGCATCAGCAACCCGTTCGGCATGATGTTTTTGATCCTGACCGCGCTGGCGGCCCTGGCGCTGCCGCGCAATTGGGCGCTGGCGGCGGCGCTGGCCGGTATTTGCGGCTATGCGGCGGCGGGCATCTTCGGCCAGCCCCTGCGCGGTGACGTAGACACGCACACGCTGCTGCTGTGGGGCCTGGGCGCCAACTTCCTGATTTCGGTGATCGTGGTGCTGGTGTTTTCCACCCGCCTGGCGTCTGACCTGCGCGCCCGCGAGCGCGAACTGGCCCGCCTGCGCGAACGCTTCACCCGCAATGAAGGCATCGTTGCGCTGGCCACCCACGCCGCCGCGATGGCGCACGAACTGAACACCCCGCTGGCCACCATGACCTTGCTGGCCGACGAGATCGCCGCCGAGGTCAAGGACGAAGACCTGCGCGAAGATGTGTCCACCCTGAGCCAATTACTGGCCCTGTGCCGGGAACGCATCCGCAATCTGGCGGTCCCAACCGCCGTGGACCTGGTTCGTGTGGTGGGCCAATGGCGCTTGATCCGGCCAACGATCGACCTGCAACGCTCGGGCGCCTTGCCCCCCAGCCTGCGGGTGGATCCGGCGATCGCCCACTTGTTGCAGGCGCTGTTGAACAACGCGGCGGACGCTGGCGAAGCCGCCGAGACGCTGCGCGTGGACCTGCATCTGGAATATGGCTACGGCGCCTTGCGCGGTGAAGTGCGGGACTACGGGCGGGGCTTCGACCCTGACCAGACCCTGCTGCCCGCCACCAGCCTGTTCAACAGCGGCAAGCCGGGCGGGCTGGGCGTCGGCCTGGCGCTGTCGCATGCCACCGTGGAGCAGCTAGGCGGCGAGATGACCATGACCGCCGCCGTCGGGGGAGGCACCCGCATCCGTTTTTACCTGCCCCTGGGCAACCCCGGAACTTGA
- the cyoA gene encoding ubiquinol oxidase subunit II: MKHPLLATLTRIFGVGAVMLLGGCNMEILSPKGDIGAQEKTLLFTATGLMLIVVIPVLIMIVAFAWKYRASNTKADYQPKWAHSTAIEVVVWTVPCIIVAILAVITWRSTHALDPYKPLVSEHKPVTIEVVSLDWKWLFIYPEYDIATVNEIAFPVDVPVNFRITSASVMNSFFIPQLGSQIYSMAGMETKLHLNAREAGTYAGISANYSGAGFSGMRFKAIAMPQEGFDNWVKEAKASPTSLTPEVYAELTKRSEHNPVVKYASVPPAMFDFVLGSTMSKMAGVDSATCTSTSNNLIAGIN; encoded by the coding sequence GTGAAACACCCCCTCCTTGCGACCCTAACGCGCATTTTTGGCGTCGGCGCGGTCATGCTGCTTGGCGGCTGCAACATGGAAATTCTCTCGCCCAAGGGAGATATTGGCGCCCAGGAAAAGACTTTGCTGTTCACGGCGACGGGGCTGATGCTCATCGTTGTGATTCCAGTACTGATCATGATCGTGGCGTTTGCGTGGAAATATCGCGCATCCAATACCAAAGCTGACTACCAGCCCAAGTGGGCCCACTCCACGGCGATTGAAGTCGTGGTCTGGACCGTTCCTTGTATCATCGTGGCGATTCTGGCCGTGATCACCTGGCGCTCCACGCACGCGCTGGATCCCTACAAGCCGCTTGTTTCCGAACACAAGCCCGTCACCATCGAGGTGGTGTCGCTGGATTGGAAGTGGCTGTTCATCTACCCCGAATACGACATCGCCACGGTCAACGAGATCGCGTTCCCCGTGGACGTTCCGGTCAACTTCCGGATCACGTCGGCCTCGGTCATGAATTCGTTCTTCATTCCGCAACTGGGTAGCCAAATCTACTCGATGGCCGGCATGGAAACGAAGTTGCACCTGAATGCGCGCGAAGCCGGCACCTACGCCGGCATCTCGGCCAACTACAGCGGCGCCGGTTTCTCCGGCATGCGCTTCAAGGCCATCGCGATGCCGCAAGAAGGGTTCGACAACTGGGTCAAGGAAGCCAAGGCTTCGCCCACCTCGCTGACCCCCGAGGTCTACGCGGAACTGACCAAGCGCAGCGAGCACAACCCGGTCGTCAAGTACGCCTCGGTGCCGCCCGCCATGTTTGATTTCGTCCTGGGCAGCACCATGTCCAAGATGGCCGGCGTGGACTCCGCCACGTGCACCTCCACGTCGAACAATCTGATCGCAGGAATTAACTAA
- the cyoC gene encoding cytochrome o ubiquinol oxidase subunit III, whose product MIQAVATHPHAGHDDHAHHDDGSKTVFGFWVYLMSDLLIFSVLFATFAVLSNATAGGPTGKELFDLKFVLVETLLLLFSSFTFGMANLNVHANNKSRAMGWLMVTFLFGAGFIAMEVWEFHHLITEGAGPGRSAYLSAFFTLIGTHGLHVTFGLIWIIVMLDMIRRHGLDSINKRRLACLSLFWHFLDIVWICVFTFVYLMGAI is encoded by the coding sequence ATGATTCAAGCCGTAGCCACTCACCCCCACGCGGGTCACGACGATCACGCGCATCACGACGATGGATCCAAGACCGTTTTCGGTTTCTGGGTCTATCTGATGAGCGACTTGCTGATCTTTTCGGTGCTGTTCGCCACGTTCGCGGTGTTGTCCAACGCCACCGCGGGCGGCCCCACGGGCAAGGAACTGTTCGACCTGAAGTTCGTGCTGGTCGAAACGCTGTTGCTGTTGTTCTCCAGCTTCACCTTCGGCATGGCCAACCTGAACGTGCACGCCAACAACAAGTCCCGCGCGATGGGCTGGTTGATGGTCACGTTCCTGTTCGGCGCGGGCTTTATCGCGATGGAAGTCTGGGAATTCCATCACCTGATCACTGAAGGCGCCGGCCCGGGCCGCAGTGCTTACCTGTCGGCGTTCTTCACGCTGATCGGCACGCACGGCCTGCACGTCACCTTCGGCCTGATCTGGATCATCGTCATGCTCGACATGATCCGCCGCCATGGCCTGGACTCGATCAACAAGCGTCGCCTGGCGTGCCTGAGCCTGTTCTGGCACTTCCTGGACATCGTCTGGATCTGCGTCTTCACCTTCGTCTATCTCATGGGAGCCATCTGA
- a CDS encoding SCO family protein → MRFPRSMSLRAPAGAAPSHAPDPRRRLLLSSLALLALSGCGPDAPKLHGMDLSGMPTGDFQLQDKTGQERRLADYRGHPILLFFGFTQCPDICPTALTRALEMKDLLGAEADKLRVLFITVDPERDTPEILSAYTEAFDPSFVGLRGSAEQTRAAAQSFKVFYQKVPTGSSYTMDHTALTYVIDAQGKLRLALRHAQTAAECVEDLRTVL, encoded by the coding sequence ATGCGTTTCCCGCGCTCTATGTCATTGCGCGCGCCCGCGGGCGCCGCGCCTTCCCACGCGCCCGATCCCCGACGCCGCCTGCTCTTGTCTTCCCTGGCCCTGCTGGCCCTGAGCGGCTGCGGCCCCGACGCCCCCAAACTCCACGGCATGGACTTGTCCGGCATGCCCACGGGCGATTTCCAACTGCAGGACAAGACCGGTCAAGAGCGCCGGCTGGCTGACTACCGTGGCCACCCCATCCTGCTCTTCTTCGGCTTTACCCAATGCCCCGACATCTGCCCCACGGCGCTGACCCGCGCCCTGGAAATGAAGGATCTGCTGGGCGCCGAGGCCGACAAGTTGCGCGTGCTGTTCATCACCGTGGACCCCGAGCGCGACACGCCGGAAATCCTCAGTGCCTACACCGAGGCCTTCGACCCCAGCTTCGTGGGCCTGCGCGGCTCGGCGGAACAGACCCGCGCCGCCGCCCAGTCCTTCAAAGTGTTCTATCAGAAGGTTCCCACCGGCTCGTCCTACACCATGGACCACACCGCACTGACCTACGTGATCGACGCCCAGGGCAAGTTGCGCCTGGCGCTACGCCACGCACAAACCGCCGCCGAGTGCGTGGAAGACCTGCGCACCGTGCTGTAG
- the cyoB gene encoding cytochrome o ubiquinol oxidase subunit I encodes MLGKLTLEAIPYHEPIVMVTLAAVCLGGLAVFGAITYFGKWKYLWTEWLTSVDHKRIGVMYIIVALIMLLRGFADAIMMRTQLAVASADSAGFLPPHHYDQIFTAHGVIMIFFMAMPFITGLMNIVVPLQIGARDVAYPFLNSLSFWLFGAGVALMMISLFVGEFAATGWLAYPPLSGLDYSPSVGVDYYIWALQISGLGTTLSGINFIVTILRMRAPGMSLMKMPIFTWTSLVTNVLIVAAFPVLAATLALLTMDRYLGTHFFTNDMGGNVMMYVNLIWIWGHPEVYILVLPAFGVYSEVVATFARKTLFGYKSMVYATAAIGVLSFLVWLHHFFTMGAGANVNAFFGIATMIISIPTGAKIFNWLFTIYRGRLRITTPVLWTLGFMIVFVIGGMTGVMLAIPGVSFVLHNSLFLIAHFHNTIIGGVVFGCIAGMTYWFPKAFGFTLNERLGRYSFYCWFVGFFMAFMPLYILGFKGMTRRLNHYDNPEWQPYLLVALAGAALIMLGIWFLLQQVFVSVRQRKQNQDVTGDPWDGRTLEWSISSPAPFYNFAHVPHVDELDQFWEDKQNGKAYKRPAKYEDIHMPRNTGAGVYIGLFGLVMCFALIWHIWWLAGAGFIGMVGSFIARAYDRDVDYWVPAAEVERIENAHFDKMQKAA; translated from the coding sequence ATGCTCGGGAAACTAACCCTCGAGGCCATTCCGTACCATGAACCTATCGTCATGGTTACGCTGGCCGCCGTGTGCCTGGGAGGCCTGGCGGTCTTCGGCGCCATCACGTACTTCGGCAAGTGGAAGTACCTTTGGACGGAATGGCTGACCTCCGTCGACCACAAGCGCATCGGCGTGATGTACATCATCGTCGCGCTGATCATGCTGCTGCGCGGCTTTGCCGACGCCATCATGATGCGTACCCAGTTGGCGGTGGCTTCCGCCGACTCCGCCGGCTTCCTGCCACCGCACCACTACGACCAGATCTTCACCGCCCACGGCGTCATCATGATTTTCTTCATGGCGATGCCCTTCATTACCGGGCTGATGAACATCGTGGTGCCGCTGCAGATCGGCGCCCGCGACGTGGCCTACCCGTTCCTGAACTCGCTGAGCTTCTGGCTGTTCGGCGCCGGCGTTGCGTTGATGATGATCTCGCTGTTCGTGGGCGAATTCGCCGCGACCGGCTGGCTGGCGTATCCGCCGTTGTCAGGGCTGGATTACAGCCCAAGCGTCGGGGTGGACTACTACATCTGGGCACTCCAGATATCCGGGTTGGGCACCACGCTTAGCGGCATCAACTTCATCGTGACCATCCTGCGCATGCGCGCACCGGGCATGAGCCTGATGAAGATGCCGATTTTCACGTGGACCTCGCTGGTCACCAACGTGCTGATCGTCGCCGCCTTCCCCGTCCTGGCCGCAACGCTTGCGCTGTTGACCATGGACCGCTACCTGGGCACGCACTTCTTCACGAACGACATGGGCGGCAACGTCATGATGTACGTGAACCTGATCTGGATCTGGGGTCACCCCGAGGTCTACATCCTGGTGCTGCCGGCGTTTGGCGTGTATTCGGAAGTGGTTGCCACCTTTGCCCGCAAGACGCTGTTCGGCTACAAGTCCATGGTCTACGCCACGGCCGCCATCGGCGTGCTGTCGTTCCTGGTCTGGCTGCACCACTTCTTCACGATGGGCGCGGGGGCCAACGTCAATGCCTTCTTCGGCATTGCAACAATGATTATCTCGATCCCGACGGGCGCGAAGATTTTCAACTGGCTGTTCACCATCTACCGCGGCCGCCTGCGCATCACGACGCCGGTGCTGTGGACGCTGGGCTTCATGATCGTCTTCGTCATCGGCGGCATGACCGGCGTGATGCTGGCCATCCCCGGCGTGTCTTTCGTGCTGCACAACAGCTTGTTCCTGATCGCCCACTTCCACAACACCATCATCGGTGGCGTGGTGTTCGGTTGTATCGCGGGCATGACGTACTGGTTCCCGAAGGCATTCGGCTTCACGCTGAATGAGCGCCTGGGCCGCTACTCGTTCTACTGCTGGTTCGTGGGCTTCTTCATGGCCTTCATGCCCCTGTACATCCTGGGCTTCAAGGGCATGACGCGTCGCCTGAACCACTACGACAACCCCGAATGGCAGCCGTACCTGCTGGTCGCGCTGGCTGGCGCCGCGCTGATCATGCTGGGCATCTGGTTCCTGCTGCAGCAAGTGTTCGTGTCGGTTCGCCAGCGCAAGCAAAACCAGGACGTCACCGGCGATCCCTGGGATGGCCGCACCCTGGAATGGTCGATTTCGTCGCCCGCTCCTTTCTACAACTTTGCCCACGTTCCTCACGTTGATGAGCTGGACCAGTTCTGGGAAGACAAGCAGAACGGCAAGGCCTACAAGCGCCCGGCCAAGTACGAAGACATCCACATGCCGCGTAACACCGGCGCCGGTGTGTACATCGGCCTGTTCGGCCTGGTCATGTGCTTTGCGCTGATCTGGCACATCTGGTGGCTCGCCGGTGCCGGCTTCATCGGCATGGTCGGTTCGTTCATCGCCCGCGCCTACGACCGCGACGTCGATTACTGGGTCCCGGCCGCGGAAGTCGAACGCATCGAAAACGCTCACTTTGACAAAATGCAGAAGGCCGCCTGA
- a CDS encoding ankyrin repeat domain-containing protein, protein MFGAVLVALAGVSAAPRPAKAYDIGAVIESMRLSRYPLREPERRVWGTENVKDAVLVGQMENRLYLYRYVRGAGKEFSLDFRSQPLVIDPASWQATREENVTVRAPRDAQTQYWVGYAYPGSDDTRADGFLVDADGVAATVQADARRVVVTADRPWNEERKTQALATLRPALTDYPVRMPAFPVDVRFEYRTPVDVTATFRTLHQVARAVPRAKTAEFNRALADLRRFVMEQDYREIDPAGKDPQMLTALNDYGFWLAESGDTEQADRILSDVLRRDPARTAAYLNRADARWKQSTKTRDKRNYFEALAREDYRLYCSRRLAANEPIPGNIAARIGAALNEMAPLNAQQCRPRLAIFKAIQADDLDAVRAELAAGQDPNGVNENGTSALAVAVSRKQLETVRVLLAAGARADGPNNGYVLLASALPEVRDSRPAAERYALADALIAAGAPLDAADSNGTPLLVRRISYYSEDKETLSYLLAKGANPNAHEKNGRSALHAAMQSPKTFWFAQALLAKGADVNAAYVRMFYGNQGMWETPLLEALRGAISGEFTPTVVYPIPERVTFALAQGADAAVGGYSASKTPQRNGLNEALTLAARTLQPTLVDQLAQAAKPPRQALTPESLSSLLSVWNQLEIRAAIKQNSPAWDGQRAKLRATASRLLAAGVPLTWTQDATGLGNNRIAPLSLPWLPDDLYQQWLEQGADASDRTDSGVRLDGVVNADALPLVIMLRLGNDAKAQMLLAHDAGLYRTPWRCGMAVADVLAWQLSNTGPISPTGARAIRQVLDGAQGAASCDLDQTSRVQPFVGVSARDLAMRANVTLTVKAPG, encoded by the coding sequence TTGTTCGGCGCCGTCCTGGTGGCCTTGGCGGGCGTGTCGGCCGCGCCTCGGCCCGCCAAGGCCTACGACATCGGAGCCGTTATCGAATCCATGCGCTTGTCGCGCTACCCGCTGCGCGAACCCGAGCGACGTGTCTGGGGAACCGAGAACGTCAAGGACGCGGTGCTGGTCGGGCAGATGGAGAACCGGCTCTACCTGTATCGGTACGTGCGCGGCGCGGGCAAGGAATTCAGCCTGGATTTCCGCTCGCAGCCGCTGGTGATCGACCCCGCAAGCTGGCAGGCCACGCGCGAAGAAAACGTCACGGTCAGGGCCCCGCGGGATGCGCAAACGCAGTACTGGGTGGGCTACGCCTATCCCGGCTCGGATGACACGCGCGCCGATGGCTTTCTGGTGGATGCGGACGGCGTGGCGGCCACCGTGCAGGCCGACGCACGCCGGGTTGTCGTGACGGCCGACCGGCCCTGGAACGAGGAACGCAAGACGCAGGCCCTGGCCACGCTGCGGCCAGCGCTGACCGACTACCCCGTGCGCATGCCGGCTTTTCCCGTCGACGTGCGATTTGAATACCGCACGCCGGTGGATGTGACCGCCACCTTCCGCACGCTGCATCAGGTCGCGCGCGCCGTGCCGCGCGCCAAGACCGCCGAGTTCAATCGCGCGCTGGCCGATCTGCGCCGATTCGTCATGGAACAGGATTACCGTGAGATCGACCCTGCCGGTAAAGATCCCCAGATGCTGACGGCGCTGAACGACTACGGCTTCTGGCTGGCCGAGTCGGGTGATACCGAGCAGGCCGACCGCATTCTGAGCGATGTGTTGCGGCGCGACCCGGCGCGCACGGCGGCCTATCTGAACCGGGCGGATGCACGCTGGAAACAAAGCACGAAGACGCGCGACAAGCGGAATTACTTCGAAGCCCTGGCGCGCGAGGACTACCGCCTCTATTGCTCGCGCAGGCTGGCGGCCAATGAACCCATTCCTGGCAACATTGCTGCCCGGATCGGCGCGGCGCTGAATGAAATGGCGCCGCTGAACGCGCAACAATGCCGGCCCCGGCTGGCCATCTTCAAGGCGATTCAGGCGGACGACCTGGACGCCGTGCGTGCCGAGCTGGCGGCCGGGCAGGACCCCAACGGCGTGAACGAGAACGGCACGTCGGCGCTGGCGGTGGCCGTGTCCCGCAAGCAGTTGGAGACGGTGCGGGTGCTGTTGGCCGCCGGCGCGCGCGCAGACGGGCCCAACAACGGCTATGTGCTGCTGGCCAGCGCACTGCCCGAGGTTCGCGACTCCCGCCCCGCCGCCGAACGCTATGCGCTGGCCGACGCCTTGATCGCGGCGGGCGCGCCCCTGGATGCGGCCGATTCCAACGGCACGCCGCTGCTGGTGCGCCGCATTTCGTACTACAGCGAAGACAAGGAAACGCTCAGCTATCTGCTGGCCAAGGGCGCCAACCCGAACGCACATGAAAAGAACGGGCGGTCGGCGCTGCATGCCGCGATGCAAAGCCCCAAGACGTTCTGGTTTGCCCAGGCGCTGCTGGCGAAGGGCGCCGACGTCAATGCCGCCTATGTGCGCATGTTCTATGGCAACCAGGGCATGTGGGAAACGCCCTTGCTGGAAGCGTTGCGCGGCGCCATCAGCGGCGAGTTCACGCCCACGGTGGTGTATCCCATTCCCGAGCGCGTGACCTTCGCCCTGGCTCAGGGCGCGGACGCGGCGGTGGGCGGCTACAGCGCCAGCAAGACGCCGCAACGCAATGGCTTGAACGAAGCGCTGACGCTTGCCGCGCGCACCCTGCAGCCGACGCTGGTGGACCAATTGGCACAAGCCGCCAAGCCGCCGCGCCAGGCCTTGACACCGGAATCCCTGTCCAGCTTGTTGAGCGTGTGGAATCAGTTGGAAATTCGCGCGGCCATCAAGCAGAACAGCCCGGCATGGGACGGCCAGCGCGCCAAGCTGCGCGCCACCGCCAGCCGCTTGCTGGCGGCCGGCGTGCCGCTGACCTGGACGCAAGACGCCACTGGCCTGGGCAACAACCGCATTGCGCCGCTCAGCCTGCCGTGGCTGCCCGACGACCTTTATCAGCAATGGCTGGAACAGGGCGCCGATGCGTCGGACCGAACCGATTCCGGTGTGCGCCTGGATGGCGTCGTGAATGCCGACGCCTTGCCCCTGGTGATCATGCTGCGCCTGGGCAACGACGCCAAGGCGCAAATGTTGCTGGCGCACGATGCCGGGCTGTATCGCACGCCATGGCGTTGCGGCATGGCGGTGGCGGATGTGCTGGCCTGGCAACTGAGCAACACCGGCCCCATCAGCCCGACAGGCGCGCGGGCGATCCGGCAGGTGCTGGACGGCGCGCAGGGCGCGGCCAGTTGCGATCTGGACCAGACGTCGCGCGTGCAGCCCTTTGTGGGCGTATCCGCCCGCGATCTGGCCATGCGCGCCAACGTGACGCTGACGGTGAAGGCGCCAGGCTAG
- the cyoD gene encoding cytochrome o ubiquinol oxidase subunit IV — protein MSHSAAAAHGHDDHAADHGSLKSYIIGFVLSLLLTFGSFGLVMHGALSHTITIVGVIALCVLQLLVQLVYFLHMGASKSARDNLAAFVFTVMIIAIIVGGSAWVLYNMNVNMGHAM, from the coding sequence ATGTCGCACTCCGCTGCGGCCGCACACGGCCACGACGATCACGCCGCCGACCACGGCAGCCTGAAGTCCTACATCATCGGTTTCGTGCTCTCGCTGCTGCTCACCTTCGGCTCTTTCGGCCTGGTGATGCACGGCGCGCTGTCGCACACCATCACCATCGTCGGCGTCATTGCCCTGTGCGTGCTCCAGTTGCTGGTGCAACTGGTGTACTTCCTGCACATGGGCGCGTCGAAGTCGGCGCGCGACAACCTCGCCGCATTCGTCTTCACCGTGATGATCATCGCCATCATCGTGGGCGGTTCGGCATGGGTGCTGTACAACATGAACGTCAACATGGGCCACGCCATGTAA
- a CDS encoding peptidoglycan DD-metalloendopeptidase family protein, whose amino-acid sequence MGLCIVALALLLSACGTTKVQPGYYRVQSGDTLTQIARKQGTTVSNLVRWNRLPNSNTIEVGQMLRVEPPAGQARTSKSSKSASKPTGSSRASASAGKRRTAPPGAISLVWPAQGKVTRGYDGGGSNGIVISNSSGTPVVASASGTVAYSGSGLRGYGHLVIVKHNASFLSIYAHNRKLLVKEGQSVKQGQKIAEMGNSDSKQVGLYFELRYNGQAVDPAGNLPPK is encoded by the coding sequence ATGGGCCTATGCATCGTGGCCCTGGCGTTGCTCCTGTCGGCGTGCGGCACCACCAAGGTCCAGCCCGGCTACTACCGGGTGCAGTCCGGCGACACGCTGACCCAGATCGCGCGCAAGCAGGGCACGACGGTCAGCAACCTGGTGCGCTGGAACCGCCTGCCGAATTCGAACACGATCGAAGTGGGGCAGATGCTGCGGGTGGAGCCGCCCGCCGGGCAGGCCCGCACGTCCAAGTCCAGCAAGTCCGCATCCAAACCCACCGGCTCGTCGCGCGCGTCTGCATCGGCCGGCAAGCGCCGCACGGCGCCTCCCGGCGCCATCTCGCTGGTATGGCCGGCACAAGGCAAGGTCACGCGCGGGTATGACGGCGGCGGATCCAACGGCATCGTCATTTCCAACAGTTCGGGCACGCCGGTGGTAGCGTCGGCCAGCGGCACCGTGGCCTATTCCGGCAGCGGCCTGCGCGGCTACGGCCATCTGGTGATCGTCAAGCACAACGCAAGTTTTCTGAGCATCTACGCGCACAACCGCAAGCTGCTGGTCAAAGAAGGCCAGAGCGTAAAACAAGGCCAGAAAATCGCCGAGATGGGCAACAGCGACAGCAAGCAGGTCGGCCTGTATTTCGAGCTCCGCTACAACGGCCAAGCGGTTGATCCCGCAGGAAATTTGCCGCCAAAATGA
- a CDS encoding DUF2946 family protein — protein sequence MSELTRLFRFRSAVRARGVLWLALLALTLRALVPTGYMPDANALHEGRLEVTFCSAGGELSTLDLVLDKRSPGGPTSHDTADTGAQCPFGLLAHVAPAPTPTVTPILLPAGRPAPPAATYRALPPLAAHGPPLGSRAPPFLA from the coding sequence ATGTCCGAATTGACCCGCCTCTTCCGCTTCAGGAGCGCCGTGCGCGCCCGGGGCGTGTTGTGGCTGGCGCTTCTGGCCTTGACCCTGCGCGCGCTGGTGCCTACCGGCTACATGCCGGATGCCAACGCCCTGCATGAAGGCCGGCTGGAAGTCACTTTCTGCTCGGCAGGCGGCGAATTGTCCACGCTGGATCTGGTGCTGGACAAGCGCAGCCCCGGCGGCCCGACCTCACACGATACCGCCGACACCGGCGCGCAATGTCCCTTCGGACTGTTGGCGCACGTGGCGCCCGCGCCCACCCCCACCGTCACGCCGATTCTGTTGCCCGCTGGCCGGCCCGCGCCGCCTGCGGCCACCTATCGCGCCCTGCCCCCGCTGGCCGCCCATGGCCCGCCCTTAGGCTCGCGCGCCCCACCCTTCTTGGCCTGA